The following are encoded in a window of Gemmatimonadales bacterium genomic DNA:
- a CDS encoding response regulator, whose translation MPEGLASLLIVDDEEPIRAALARYLTQQGYEVSTAASGEEALAVLGRQKIAGMLLDVRMPGVSGIDLVPQALELEPHLAILMLTAVTDATTAALCMQRGAFEYLIKPIDLVDLGRALERAMRRRATQMETAQVNQWLKEEVAIRAAEVRRERATLERVTIATLEVLVNALEAKDPFSRGHSARVADLSAMIAAELQLSDEDIEVIRTAGRLHDIGKIGIREEVLAKQGPLTPAEYEHVKDHVIIGTQILAPLAHLHNAITCIRSHHERWDGEGYPDGLKGEDIPLGARILGIAEIFDALTTSRPYQEKMPANFAVDRIRDLTGIAVDPAVFAGLEAVMARRQTLVFLEDNDPA comes from the coding sequence ATGCCTGAGGGGCTGGCGTCACTGCTGATCGTCGACGACGAAGAACCGATCCGCGCCGCCCTGGCGCGCTACCTGACCCAGCAGGGGTACGAGGTCAGCACCGCCGCGTCCGGGGAAGAGGCGCTCGCCGTGCTCGGGCGCCAGAAGATTGCGGGCATGCTCCTCGACGTCCGCATGCCGGGCGTCAGCGGCATCGACCTGGTGCCCCAGGCGCTCGAGCTCGAACCCCATCTCGCCATCCTGATGCTCACCGCCGTCACCGACGCCACCACCGCCGCGCTCTGCATGCAGCGCGGCGCCTTTGAATACCTGATCAAGCCGATCGACCTGGTGGACCTCGGGCGGGCGCTGGAGCGTGCCATGCGCCGGCGTGCCACCCAGATGGAGACCGCGCAGGTCAACCAGTGGCTGAAGGAAGAGGTGGCCATTCGCGCAGCAGAGGTGCGGCGCGAGCGCGCCACGCTCGAGCGGGTCACGATTGCCACCCTCGAAGTGCTGGTCAACGCGCTGGAGGCGAAGGACCCCTTTTCACGGGGCCACTCGGCGCGAGTCGCCGATCTCTCGGCGATGATCGCCGCCGAGTTGCAGCTGTCCGACGAGGATATCGAGGTCATCCGCACCGCGGGCCGCCTGCACGACATCGGCAAGATCGGTATCCGCGAGGAAGTCCTCGCCAAGCAGGGTCCCCTCACGCCCGCCGAGTACGAGCACGTGAAGGACCACGTCATCATCGGCACCCAGATCCTCGCGCCGCTCGCGCATCTGCACAACGCGATCACCTGCATCCGCAGCCACCACGAGCGGTGGGACGGCGAGGGCTACCCCGACGGGCTCAAGGGGGAGGACATTCCCCTCGGCGCCCGGATCCTCGGCATCGCCGAGATCTTCGATGCGCTCACCACCTCCCGACCCTACCAGGAGAAGATGCCGGCCAACTTTGCCGTCGACCGCATCCGCGACCTGACAGGCATTGCCGTCGACCCGGCGGTGTTTGCCGGGCTCGAGGCGGTCATGGCCCGCCGCCAGACCCTGGTCTTCCTCGAAGACAACGACCCCGCCTGA
- a CDS encoding MqnA/MqnD/SBP family protein — translation MTRTIHVAHSPDSDDAFMFYALAEGKLDTGDLRYEHELSDIESLNRRALKAELEVSAVSIHAYAYLHQTYALLASGSSMGDGYGPRLVSKSPAPADPREALRGLRVGIPGTMTTAALALRLYQPDVTEVIIPFDQIEDAVHRGDVDVGLLIHEGQLTYVDDGLQLWEDLGAWWGRETGLPLPLGGNVVRRDLGAEVTAQVARDLRMSIEYALAHRRPALEHAKQYNRGIGDERTDTFVGMYVNDWTVDYGPRGREAVQLLLDRAFEAGLIPERVVAEFVG, via the coding sequence GTGACCCGGACCATTCACGTCGCCCATAGCCCCGATTCCGACGACGCCTTCATGTTCTACGCCCTCGCCGAAGGGAAGCTCGACACCGGCGACCTGCGGTACGAACACGAACTCTCGGATATCGAGTCGCTCAACCGCCGCGCCCTGAAGGCCGAACTCGAAGTCTCGGCCGTCTCGATCCACGCGTACGCCTACCTCCACCAGACCTACGCCCTGCTGGCCAGCGGGTCCTCGATGGGCGACGGCTACGGTCCACGGCTGGTGAGCAAGTCCCCGGCGCCGGCCGATCCCCGGGAGGCGCTGCGCGGACTCCGCGTTGGGATTCCCGGCACCATGACCACCGCGGCCCTGGCCCTCCGGCTCTATCAGCCCGACGTGACGGAGGTCATCATCCCCTTCGACCAGATCGAGGACGCCGTCCACCGGGGTGACGTGGACGTCGGTTTGCTGATCCACGAGGGGCAGCTCACGTACGTCGACGACGGCCTCCAGCTCTGGGAGGATCTCGGTGCCTGGTGGGGCCGGGAGACCGGGCTCCCCCTCCCGCTCGGGGGCAACGTGGTGCGGCGCGATCTCGGCGCCGAGGTCACGGCCCAGGTGGCGCGCGACCTCCGGATGAGCATCGAATACGCCCTTGCCCACCGGCGGCCCGCGCTCGAGCATGCCAAGCAGTACAATCGCGGCATCGGCGACGAGCGCACCGACACCTTCGTCGGCATGTACGTCAACGACTGGACGGTGGACTACGGCCCCCGCGGGCGCGAGGCGGTGCAGCTCCTCCTCGACCGGGCCTTCGAGGCGGGCCTGATCCCGGAGCGGGTCGTGGCGGAGTTCGTCGGATAA
- a CDS encoding DUF6265 family protein encodes MTRGTPIGAFYLLVLLTSPASAQQDVMVMRAERLGPDLAVISGFANGNILVLTGPDGTLLVDAQSARRVGLADSVLTSLGAPPVRWVINTHYHGDHTEGNALFRSRGAEIIGQEQLPVQMAKDTTIAAWGDWHRTPAEPAAMPTRTFRDTLSLRVNGQRVLVTHIPAAHTDGDAIVWLPDANVIHIGDLFEHLAPPFMDWWAGGRLEGMLAGVDWALEHSDSATRIVPGHGPVGTRAELLAYREMLLGVSSGVATEVRAGATAEQAQARQPANAWQPQLGSQRRMDQFVALIYLGLVDFEPAEFTARLTPGTPEAALPWLIGCWTTTRSGVTIEERWTVAPDGSLSGRGRTLRNGQVVNSEVVQITGQGDSLRYTADPSGQSVATFTMSQHTDSSITFSNPTHDFPTRIAYRRAGPFGLHAEIAGPGSGGERVISFPYTAAVCEGN; translated from the coding sequence ATGACACGTGGCACCCCCATCGGCGCCTTCTACTTGCTCGTCTTACTGACCAGTCCCGCCTCAGCCCAGCAGGACGTGATGGTCATGCGCGCCGAACGGCTCGGCCCCGATCTCGCGGTCATCTCCGGTTTCGCCAACGGCAATATCCTGGTCCTGACCGGTCCCGACGGCACCCTGCTGGTGGACGCCCAGAGCGCCCGCCGGGTGGGGCTCGCCGACTCGGTGCTCACCAGCCTCGGCGCCCCGCCGGTCCGCTGGGTCATCAACACCCACTACCACGGCGATCACACCGAAGGCAACGCGCTCTTCCGCAGCCGCGGCGCCGAGATCATCGGGCAGGAACAGCTCCCGGTGCAGATGGCCAAGGACACCACCATCGCCGCCTGGGGCGACTGGCACCGCACCCCCGCCGAGCCCGCCGCGATGCCGACCCGCACCTTTCGCGATACCCTCTCGCTCCGGGTCAACGGCCAGCGCGTCCTCGTCACCCACATACCCGCCGCCCACACCGACGGCGATGCCATCGTGTGGCTTCCCGACGCCAACGTCATCCACATCGGGGACCTCTTCGAGCACCTGGCGCCCCCCTTCATGGACTGGTGGGCGGGGGGCCGGCTGGAAGGGATGCTCGCCGGCGTGGACTGGGCGCTCGAGCACAGTGACAGCGCCACCCGCATCGTTCCCGGCCACGGCCCGGTTGGCACCCGCGCCGAGCTGCTGGCCTACCGCGAGATGCTCCTGGGCGTGAGCAGCGGTGTCGCCACGGAGGTGAGAGCCGGTGCTACCGCGGAGCAGGCACAGGCGCGCCAACCCGCCAACGCCTGGCAGCCGCAACTCGGCAGCCAGCGCCGGATGGACCAGTTCGTGGCGTTGATCTACCTCGGCCTCGTCGACTTCGAACCCGCCGAATTCACGGCGCGGCTCACGCCGGGGACCCCTGAGGCCGCGCTCCCCTGGCTGATCGGCTGCTGGACCACCACGCGCAGTGGCGTGACCATCGAGGAACGGTGGACTGTCGCGCCTGACGGCTCACTCTCGGGACGGGGCCGCACACTGCGGAACGGACAGGTCGTCAATTCGGAAGTCGTACAGATTACCGGTCAGGGAGACTCGCTGCGCTATACCGCCGATCCGTCTGGACAGTCCGTCGCGACCTTCACCATGTCCCAGCACACGGACAGCAGCATCACCTTCTCCAATCCCACCCACGACTTCCCGACCCGCATTGCCTACCGGCGCGCCGGACCATTCGGGCTGCATGCGGAGATCGCGGGCCCCGGAAGCGGCGGAGAGCGGGTGATCAGCTTCCCTTACACGGCGGCGGTCTGCGAGGGGAATTAG
- a CDS encoding M48 family metallopeptidase, translating to MIRIEGAMFVGNRRSLLRWPLAAVVLALSASCAISRQQELQMGADYSTQIAEQLPLLTDPQVVRYITELGNSLAKVTDTQGLAWHFTVVDSREINAFAVPGGWVYVNRGLIEKAQNMSELAGVLAHEIGHVTQRHSVQQMQQAQGADASLILLCTLTSVCDSGAGQAAINVGGSALFAKFSRSDEAEADSDAVRTTVKAGISPNGIPEMFRILLNERQSNPTAVDAFFATHPIAEDRITATQALIDTYPPSQLRGLVTDTPAFQAFRRRLLSLPPSPAPKKA from the coding sequence ATGATCAGGATAGAGGGTGCCATGTTTGTCGGAAACAGGCGTTCGTTGTTGCGCTGGCCACTCGCCGCGGTCGTGCTCGCGTTGAGCGCCTCGTGCGCCATATCGCGCCAGCAGGAACTGCAGATGGGCGCGGACTACTCCACCCAGATCGCCGAGCAGTTGCCGCTTCTTACAGATCCGCAGGTGGTTCGCTACATCACGGAGCTGGGGAATTCTCTGGCCAAGGTCACGGACACCCAGGGCCTGGCGTGGCATTTTACCGTGGTGGACAGCCGAGAGATCAATGCCTTCGCCGTCCCGGGAGGGTGGGTGTATGTGAACCGCGGCCTGATCGAGAAGGCACAGAACATGAGCGAGTTGGCCGGTGTGCTTGCCCACGAGATCGGGCACGTTACCCAGAGGCACAGCGTCCAGCAGATGCAACAGGCCCAGGGCGCGGACGCCAGCCTGATACTCCTCTGCACCCTCACTAGCGTTTGTGACAGCGGGGCCGGGCAGGCGGCCATCAACGTGGGGGGGAGCGCACTCTTCGCGAAGTTCAGCCGCAGCGATGAGGCGGAGGCCGACTCGGATGCCGTTAGGACGACCGTCAAGGCCGGCATTTCACCGAACGGGATCCCGGAGATGTTCCGCATCCTGCTCAACGAACGCCAATCCAATCCGACCGCGGTGGACGCGTTCTTCGCGACCCACCCGATCGCCGAGGATCGGATCACAGCTACGCAGGCCCTGATCGACACCTATCCGCCGAGCCAATTGCGGGGATTGGTCACGGACACTCCCGCATTTCAGGCGTTCCGTCGGCGGCTGCTGTCGCTCCCGCCATCACCCGCGCCCAAGAAGGCTTGA
- a CDS encoding CPBP family intramembrane glutamic endopeptidase: MTTTFSYRPGRYFAVTFLATYILWILGAWASFNAPALYMPLMLFGLLAPFIVSSAMLFTSGDRTLKREYLDRLYNPRRFDRKSLPVFLFVMPVAVLLSIALSVAGGGSTDQFALAEGFSFSTGAVPVLVTLLLAAGLEELGWRGYAFDSLESRFGFVRASLIFGVLWSLWHLPLVFVKDSYQYGLLQENIWYAINFFVSIIPMGIIISWICMKNGRSVIATIVFHFIVNISQEALAMTQTTKCIETGVLTLVAFGILLADRRAIRTGDEMLVSRPLAEAV; this comes from the coding sequence ATGACGACCACCTTTTCCTACCGACCGGGCCGCTACTTCGCGGTGACCTTTCTCGCCACCTACATCCTCTGGATTCTTGGGGCCTGGGCCAGCTTCAACGCGCCGGCACTATACATGCCGCTCATGCTCTTCGGCCTCCTGGCACCGTTCATCGTGTCCTCGGCCATGCTGTTCACGTCCGGGGACCGGACGCTGAAGCGGGAATACCTGGACCGCCTGTACAACCCGAGACGCTTCGATCGCAAGTCCCTCCCGGTCTTTCTCTTCGTGATGCCTGTTGCCGTGCTCCTCTCGATCGCGTTGTCGGTGGCCGGCGGCGGTTCAACGGACCAGTTTGCGCTCGCTGAGGGCTTCTCGTTCTCCACGGGAGCCGTGCCGGTGCTGGTCACGCTCCTGCTTGCCGCCGGGCTCGAGGAGCTCGGGTGGCGTGGGTATGCCTTCGACAGCCTGGAAAGCCGGTTCGGGTTCGTGCGTGCCTCGCTCATCTTCGGCGTGCTCTGGTCACTGTGGCACCTTCCCCTGGTGTTCGTGAAGGACTCGTACCAGTACGGCCTCCTGCAGGAGAACATCTGGTACGCCATCAACTTTTTCGTCAGCATCATCCCGATGGGGATCATCATCAGCTGGATTTGCATGAAGAACGGGCGGAGCGTAATCGCCACGATCGTCTTTCACTTTATCGTGAACATCTCGCAGGAAGCGCTGGCGATGACGCAGACGACGAAGTGCATCGAGACCGGTGTGCTGACCCTCGTCGCATTCGGAATCCTTCTGGCGGACCGGCGGGCCATCCGTACGGGAGACGAGATGCTCGTGTCGCGACCGTTGGCGGAGGCCGTCTGA
- a CDS encoding TetR/AcrR family transcriptional regulator: MRTVKKPDVRRHEIIEAATELFLSQTYDKTTTGQVMEALGIAKGTIYHYFSSKEHLMEAVVDELAEGYVRRREAELANAGGDALARLALLFSPEQRSGSETSAMESLHKPGNVKLHTRLLAVLVLRLAPVVADLVAQGCKEGVFHTEHPLEAAELLLAGIQFLTDQGVYPWENEALLRRAGAIPSMVERVLGAEPGSITFL, from the coding sequence ATGCGAACCGTCAAGAAGCCGGACGTCCGACGTCACGAGATCATCGAGGCGGCGACCGAGCTATTCCTCAGCCAGACCTACGACAAGACCACGACCGGTCAGGTCATGGAAGCGCTGGGAATCGCGAAGGGGACGATCTACCACTATTTCTCCTCGAAGGAGCACCTCATGGAGGCGGTGGTTGACGAGCTCGCGGAGGGGTATGTGCGGCGCCGGGAAGCCGAGCTGGCCAATGCCGGGGGCGATGCTCTCGCTCGACTGGCCCTGCTCTTCTCGCCCGAACAGCGCTCCGGAAGCGAGACGAGCGCCATGGAGAGCCTTCACAAGCCCGGTAATGTCAAACTGCATACGCGGCTCCTCGCCGTCCTGGTGCTCCGGCTTGCCCCTGTGGTCGCCGATCTCGTGGCCCAGGGATGTAAGGAGGGAGTCTTCCACACGGAGCATCCGCTCGAGGCAGCCGAGTTGCTCCTGGCCGGGATCCAGTTCCTCACAGATCAGGGCGTCTACCCGTGGGAGAACGAGGCCCTGCTGCGGCGAGCTGGAGCCATCCCGTCCATGGTGGAGCGGGTTCTTGGGGCCGAGCCGGGCTCAATCACCTTCCTCTGA
- a CDS encoding MipA/OmpV family protein has product MTMTERAHGRRYLLETGQKVLLMLACTASAASAQNAAPPPNWTVAVGVGVASTSIYPGARERYVMPFPVFEASYTRGTLSFSASMLNGLGMSYFQPSTGLLWSLAVAPGRRRARDGYSVLGIRQEHSAQAQSFLQYSSNASTPASAVAMLALPTRVGILGATVGYYPTTVTPAEAGSPKQVHHGMQYSLVYMTGLPVTDRLSFSGKFQLAYMSGGFASAWYTVERDTPSLPAFAAGSGFHDTQVGVQLNYRLTQRMDFSFLAAETWLLGDARKSPFTQAARSHDIVLQLLYRL; this is encoded by the coding sequence ATGACGATGACTGAAAGGGCCCACGGACGGCGGTATCTCCTGGAGACTGGCCAGAAGGTCCTGCTCATGCTGGCGTGTACCGCCTCAGCGGCCAGCGCGCAGAATGCAGCGCCACCTCCGAATTGGACCGTGGCAGTGGGGGTAGGCGTCGCGTCCACAAGCATCTATCCCGGCGCCAGGGAACGCTACGTCATGCCGTTCCCCGTCTTCGAAGCATCGTACACGAGGGGCACGCTTTCCTTCTCGGCCTCGATGCTCAACGGACTCGGGATGTCATACTTTCAGCCCTCGACTGGCTTGCTCTGGAGCCTGGCCGTCGCACCTGGCCGACGCCGCGCGCGTGACGGCTATTCCGTACTCGGAATTCGCCAGGAGCACAGCGCGCAGGCGCAGAGTTTCCTGCAATACTCTTCGAACGCGTCCACGCCGGCGTCGGCGGTTGCCATGCTGGCGCTGCCGACCCGAGTGGGGATCTTGGGGGCGACGGTCGGCTACTACCCGACGACCGTCACACCTGCCGAGGCCGGCAGTCCCAAGCAAGTCCACCATGGGATGCAGTACTCCCTGGTCTACATGACGGGCCTCCCCGTCACCGATCGGCTCAGCTTCTCGGGGAAGTTCCAGCTAGCATACATGAGCGGGGGTTTCGCGAGCGCGTGGTATACCGTGGAGCGTGACACCCCGTCGTTGCCGGCGTTCGCGGCCGGGAGCGGCTTCCACGACACCCAGGTCGGCGTCCAGCTAAACTACCGTCTCACCCAGAGAATGGATTTCTCGTTCCTGGCGGCGGAAACCTGGCTGCTCGGCGACGCACGCAAGAGCCCGTTCACTCAGGCTGCGCGCTCGCACGACATTGTTCTCCAGCTCCTCTATCGACTCTAG
- a CDS encoding DUF2834 domain-containing protein produces the protein MLLLFIALFGLLVPNGLFVYWLIYEFDGFRPILENKLALSFMLDVTLALVLLTAHFARHPIGRVKWPWFVALSLLGGFGFSLPMYVWLNQRAPKRAT, from the coding sequence ATGCTGCTGCTGTTCATCGCGCTGTTCGGGCTGCTCGTTCCCAATGGTCTGTTCGTCTACTGGCTCATCTACGAGTTCGACGGATTCCGGCCGATCCTGGAGAACAAATTGGCACTGAGCTTCATGCTTGATGTCACCCTCGCACTGGTCCTCCTGACCGCGCACTTCGCTCGCCATCCGATTGGCCGGGTGAAGTGGCCCTGGTTCGTTGCGCTGTCGCTCCTCGGGGGATTTGGCTTTAGCTTGCCGATGTATGTCTGGTTGAACCAGCGGGCTCCGAAGAGGGCCACCTGA
- a CDS encoding glutamate--tRNA ligase family protein, with product MTAMPFRLPSTAPRAPLTRFAPAPTGYLHLGHVASAVWVWGVARALGGRVLLRVEDHDRSRSRPEYEEALLDDLEWLGLEPDLGLPAAYRAGQCEYRQSERGALYDRELQRLSTAGLLFACDCSRRRLRESGLDLPNVETPYDRRCRHRGLAIQPGHGVRVLMEHGTERFTDLRLGEQEQEPAEQCGDLLVRDRLGQWTYQFAVTVDDWRQEVDLVVRGADLLASTGRQIRLARLLRRESPPAFLHHPLILAPTGAKLSKANRDTGVRDLRAAGMSAAEVLGAAAHATGLLSASSTLVASDLGGLFLTS from the coding sequence ATGACCGCCATGCCGTTCCGGCTTCCCTCCACCGCGCCCCGCGCACCCCTGACCCGCTTCGCTCCGGCGCCGACCGGATATCTGCATCTCGGCCACGTCGCGAGCGCCGTCTGGGTCTGGGGCGTCGCCCGCGCCCTCGGCGGACGCGTCCTCCTGCGCGTCGAAGACCACGACCGGAGCCGCTCCCGCCCCGAGTATGAGGAGGCACTCCTCGACGATCTGGAATGGCTCGGCCTCGAGCCCGACCTCGGACTCCCTGCCGCCTACCGCGCCGGCCAGTGCGAATACCGCCAGAGCGAGCGCGGAGCCCTCTACGACCGCGAGCTTCAGCGCCTCTCCACCGCCGGCCTCCTCTTCGCCTGCGACTGTTCTCGCCGGAGGCTGCGCGAGTCGGGCCTCGACCTCCCGAACGTCGAGACCCCCTACGACCGCCGCTGCCGCCATCGGGGGCTGGCTATCCAGCCCGGTCACGGGGTGCGCGTCCTGATGGAGCACGGCACCGAGCGCTTCACCGATCTCCGCCTGGGTGAGCAGGAGCAGGAGCCGGCCGAGCAGTGCGGCGACCTGCTGGTCCGCGACCGCCTCGGCCAGTGGACCTACCAGTTTGCCGTGACGGTGGACGACTGGCGGCAGGAGGTCGACCTCGTCGTCCGCGGTGCCGATCTCCTGGCGTCCACCGGACGGCAGATTCGACTCGCCCGGCTCCTGAGGCGGGAGTCGCCGCCGGCCTTCCTGCATCATCCCCTCATCCTGGCGCCAACCGGCGCCAAGCTCAGCAAGGCCAACCGCGACACCGGCGTCCGCGACCTGCGGGCCGCCGGAATGTCGGCCGCCGAGGTGCTCGGTGCCGCGGCCCACGCCACAGGACTCCTCTCCGCCAGCTCGACGCTCGTTGCCTCCGATCTCGGCGGCCTCTTCCTGACTTCCTGA
- a CDS encoding dicarboxylate/amino acid:cation symporter, with translation MKLHTKIAIGLVAGALVGGLCNRLFSGAPWLAFVSDNVAYPVGQVFLRLLFMTVVPIVFTSIAVGVAGIGDMKTLGRLGGRTIGYFALSTLIAAIIGLTLVNTIKPGSGLPPGTRDELMARFAGGAQGLAQAGAQDFGINTFVNIVPRNPVAAAANMDMLALIFFSLIFGAALTMIPREKAKPVITLLEGIGEAVIAIINLAMKLAPYGVFALVFVITSQFGWGILQQLSMYVLVVLIGLLLHATVGISFLVKVFGRMSPLKFWKGIEAPIITAFSTSSSMATLPTSIATAESELGVQSKIAGFVLPLGATMNMNGTALFEGVTVLFLAQVFGVHLSLGSQVIVVVLSVMTAIGAAGVPGGSLPLMMLVMATVGVPPEGIAIILGVDRILDMTRTTLNVSGDISAAVYIDRIDREIEGMTPAVVAGDS, from the coding sequence ATGAAGCTGCACACGAAGATTGCGATCGGCCTGGTGGCGGGGGCTCTCGTCGGCGGGCTCTGCAACCGCCTGTTCAGCGGGGCGCCGTGGCTGGCGTTCGTGTCCGACAACGTGGCCTATCCCGTGGGGCAGGTGTTCCTCCGCCTGCTCTTCATGACGGTGGTGCCGATCGTCTTCACATCGATTGCGGTGGGGGTCGCCGGCATCGGCGACATGAAGACGCTGGGGCGGCTCGGCGGCCGCACGATCGGATACTTCGCGCTGTCCACGCTGATCGCCGCCATCATCGGTTTGACGCTGGTCAACACGATCAAGCCGGGGTCGGGGCTCCCGCCCGGCACCCGTGACGAGCTGATGGCGCGCTTCGCCGGCGGCGCGCAGGGGCTGGCCCAGGCGGGTGCGCAGGACTTCGGGATCAACACCTTCGTGAACATCGTGCCCCGGAATCCCGTGGCCGCCGCCGCCAACATGGACATGCTGGCGCTGATCTTCTTTTCCCTGATCTTCGGCGCGGCCCTCACCATGATCCCGCGGGAAAAGGCCAAGCCGGTCATCACCCTCCTCGAAGGCATCGGCGAGGCGGTCATCGCCATCATCAACCTGGCGATGAAGCTCGCGCCCTACGGCGTGTTCGCCCTCGTCTTCGTCATCACCTCCCAGTTTGGCTGGGGGATCCTGCAGCAGTTGAGCATGTACGTGCTCGTGGTCCTGATCGGCCTGCTGCTGCATGCAACGGTCGGGATCTCGTTCCTGGTCAAGGTCTTCGGTCGAATGAGTCCCCTCAAGTTCTGGAAGGGGATCGAGGCGCCGATCATCACCGCCTTCTCGACCAGCTCGAGCATGGCCACCCTGCCGACCTCCATTGCCACCGCCGAGAGCGAGCTGGGAGTGCAGTCGAAGATCGCGGGGTTCGTCCTGCCGCTGGGCGCCACCATGAACATGAACGGCACCGCCCTCTTCGAGGGGGTGACGGTGCTCTTCCTCGCCCAGGTGTTCGGCGTCCATCTCTCGCTCGGTTCCCAGGTCATCGTGGTGGTGCTGTCCGTCATGACCGCCATCGGCGCCGCGGGCGTCCCCGGCGGCTCGCTGCCCCTGATGATGCTCGTCATGGCGACGGTCGGCGTGCCCCCCGAGGGGATCGCCATCATCCTCGGCGTCGACCGCATCCTGGACATGACCCGGACCACGCTCAATGTGAGCGGTGACATCTCGGCGGCAGTGTACATCGACCGGATCGACCGGGAGATCGAAGGGATGACGCCGGCGGTGGTGGCGGGCGACAGCTGA
- the tal gene encoding transaldolase — protein sequence MTTDNPLARLVELGQSIWYDFITRDLLSSGKLQALIAGDGLRGMTSNPTIFEKAITGSADYDDDIRRLAADGRDAEAIFEALAVADVQAACDAFRGVYDAADGADGLVSLEVSPTLARDGAASEAAARHLWAAVNRPNLMIKIPGTAEGLGAIERCLADGININITLLFSVDRHREVMEAYLHGLERRAASGQPIDRVASVASFFVSRVDTKVDPMLDKAGHSELRGTIAIANACLAYAAFEEVFRGPRWEALAAKGAKVQRPLWASTSTKDPAFSDVYYVEALIAPQTVNTLPPETFAAYRDHGAPAVRIAEGMATAGARLAALATAGIDIRRVTDELETEGVEKFAASFRSLLSGIESKAGALTG from the coding sequence ATGACCACCGACAATCCCCTGGCCCGCCTCGTTGAGCTGGGCCAGAGCATCTGGTACGACTTCATCACCCGGGACCTCCTCTCGAGCGGCAAGCTGCAGGCCCTCATTGCCGGCGACGGCCTCCGCGGCATGACGTCGAACCCGACGATCTTCGAGAAGGCAATTACGGGCAGCGCGGACTACGACGACGACATCCGTCGGCTCGCCGCCGATGGCCGCGACGCCGAGGCGATTTTCGAGGCGCTGGCCGTCGCGGACGTGCAGGCGGCGTGCGATGCATTCCGGGGCGTCTACGACGCGGCCGACGGGGCAGACGGACTCGTCTCCCTGGAGGTGTCGCCCACGCTGGCCCGCGACGGCGCCGCATCCGAGGCGGCCGCGCGCCACCTCTGGGCCGCGGTGAATCGCCCCAACCTCATGATCAAGATTCCCGGCACGGCGGAAGGGCTCGGCGCCATCGAGCGCTGCCTCGCCGACGGGATCAACATCAACATCACCCTGCTCTTTTCCGTGGATCGCCACCGTGAGGTGATGGAGGCGTACCTGCACGGCCTCGAGCGGCGCGCCGCCTCCGGGCAGCCGATCGACCGGGTGGCCTCGGTGGCGAGCTTCTTCGTGAGCCGGGTCGACACCAAGGTGGACCCGATGCTCGACAAGGCGGGGCACAGCGAATTGCGCGGCACGATTGCCATCGCCAACGCCTGCCTGGCGTACGCCGCGTTCGAGGAGGTCTTCCGGGGTCCGCGGTGGGAGGCACTCGCGGCGAAGGGCGCCAAAGTCCAGCGACCGCTCTGGGCCTCGACCAGCACCAAGGACCCCGCCTTCTCCGACGTGTACTACGTGGAGGCGCTCATCGCGCCGCAGACGGTGAACACCCTCCCCCCCGAGACCTTCGCGGCGTACCGCGACCACGGCGCCCCGGCCGTTCGCATCGCGGAGGGGATGGCAACCGCCGGCGCGCGGCTGGCCGCGCTCGCCACGGCCGGCATCGACATCCGCCGGGTGACGGATGAACTGGAAACGGAAGGCGTGGAGAAGTTTGCCGCCTCGTTCCGTTCGCTACTGAGCGGCATCGAGTCCAAGGCCGGCGCGCTGACCGGCTGA